A genomic region of Porticoccaceae bacterium LTM1 contains the following coding sequences:
- a CDS encoding beta-ketoacyl synthase N-terminal-like domain-containing protein: MTALPVIVGFGGINSAGRGSFHQAYRRMVLESLPEQEQTKTLVGLACLMKLVRWVDDHYEDSEGNAVNEEQIAARYRQQVLDGTLIRRIEANHFDPDNVPCNSLLKLEATGEALKFITRRRSLPPTLPSDWVVTELEEGKVRVEIQGSAEGLVPNFRSIPVKSAGILPTGFEPAELYNSRFQPRGLQMAIYGASDAVRSIGIDWQKITDSVHPDEIGVYASSALGQLHEEGWGGVISNRFKGGRPSSKQIPMALNSMPADFLNAYVLGSVGHTESVAGACASFLYNLRAAVDDIRHGRRRVAVVGNAESPMNPEVLEGFTTMGALATEEGLAKIDGVENPDPRRTSRPFGENCGFTAGESAQYIILMDDALAIELGADVHGCVPDVFVNADGVKKSISSPGAGNYVSVAKAVAAARAILGDEAVQKRSFIQAHGSSTPQNRVTESHIFDQVAAAFDIKEWPVVAVKAYVGHSMAPASGDQMLNSLGIFKYGLVPGIKTIDKVADDVYADHLKISNTDINVGAGELDVAFINAKGFGGNNATGVVMSPQVTEKMLAKRYPNQYADYCHRREETRAAAARYEQQADHCELAPIYRFGEGMINEADIKVTSQSVVVPGFAQPVELTLGNPFADMV, from the coding sequence ATGACAGCGTTACCAGTAATCGTCGGCTTCGGCGGCATTAACTCTGCGGGCAGGGGATCATTTCACCAAGCCTATCGTCGCATGGTTCTGGAGTCTCTCCCCGAACAGGAGCAAACCAAAACTCTGGTGGGATTGGCCTGTTTGATGAAGCTGGTTCGCTGGGTTGACGATCACTATGAAGATTCTGAGGGCAATGCAGTCAATGAAGAACAGATTGCGGCCCGTTATCGCCAGCAGGTGCTGGATGGCACCCTGATTCGTCGCATCGAAGCCAATCATTTTGACCCGGATAATGTTCCCTGTAACAGTTTGCTGAAACTGGAAGCCACCGGGGAAGCGCTGAAGTTTATTACCCGTCGTCGCAGCTTGCCGCCAACCTTGCCGTCTGACTGGGTGGTGACTGAGCTGGAAGAAGGCAAGGTGCGAGTTGAAATTCAGGGCAGTGCCGAAGGCCTGGTACCCAATTTTCGCAGCATTCCGGTGAAATCGGCCGGTATTCTGCCCACCGGATTTGAGCCGGCAGAACTCTATAATTCCCGCTTCCAGCCCCGTGGTTTGCAGATGGCAATTTATGGTGCCTCCGACGCGGTACGCTCTATCGGGATTGATTGGCAGAAAATCACTGACTCCGTACACCCGGATGAGATAGGCGTATACGCCAGCAGTGCATTAGGCCAGTTGCATGAAGAAGGTTGGGGCGGTGTGATTTCCAACCGCTTCAAGGGTGGGCGTCCAAGCTCCAAACAGATTCCTATGGCTCTCAACAGCATGCCGGCGGATTTTTTAAACGCCTACGTGCTGGGCAGTGTCGGTCATACCGAATCGGTGGCCGGTGCCTGTGCCAGCTTCCTCTACAACCTGCGTGCAGCCGTAGATGACATTCGTCATGGGCGTCGTCGAGTGGCGGTGGTTGGCAACGCCGAATCACCGATGAACCCGGAAGTACTGGAAGGGTTTACCACCATGGGTGCACTGGCGACCGAAGAAGGTCTGGCGAAAATCGACGGTGTTGAAAATCCCGATCCGCGACGCACCAGCCGTCCATTTGGCGAGAACTGCGGATTTACCGCAGGCGAGTCTGCCCAGTACATCATTCTGATGGATGACGCTCTGGCCATTGAACTGGGCGCCGATGTCCACGGTTGTGTTCCGGATGTGTTTGTTAATGCTGACGGAGTGAAGAAGTCCATCTCCAGCCCCGGTGCCGGCAACTATGTCTCGGTCGCCAAGGCAGTAGCTGCCGCCCGCGCTATTCTCGGTGACGAGGCGGTACAAAAGCGCAGCTTTATCCAGGCTCACGGCTCCAGTACGCCTCAGAACCGGGTTACCGAATCCCATATTTTTGACCAGGTGGCCGCAGCATTTGATATCAAAGAGTGGCCAGTGGTGGCAGTAAAAGCCTATGTGGGTCACTCCATGGCTCCGGCCAGTGGCGACCAGATGCTCAACTCCCTGGGGATCTTTAAATACGGTCTGGTACCGGGCATTAAAACCATCGATAAGGTGGCTGATGATGTCTATGCGGATCATCTGAAAATTTCCAACACCGACATCAATGTAGGTGCGGGTGAGCTGGATGTGGCGTTTATTAATGCCAAAGGTTTTGGTGGCAATAACGCCACTGGCGTGGTTATGTCGCCGCAAGTGACCGAGAAAATGCTGGCCAAGCGTTACCCGAACCAGTACGCCGATTACTGTCATCGCCGCGAGGAAACTCGAGCCGCTGCCGCGCGCTATGAGCAGCAGGCAGATCACTGCGAGCTGGCACCGATCTATCGCTTTGGCGAAGGAATGATTAATGAGGCTGACATCAAAGTCACCAGCCAGTCAGTGGTAGTGCCGGGCTTTGCCCAGCCTGTGGAACTCACATTGGGCAATCCATTCGCAGATATGGTTTAA